Proteins co-encoded in one Arthrobacter alpinus genomic window:
- the uidB gene encoding glucuronide transporter: MNQKQTSQSAKAPATGVLSKISVLGYGAGDAANNLAFTTATMFLLVYYTDVAGISAAAAGTLLLVVRFFDAFADIFAGRMVDRTYHKKLGKFRPYIMFGSVPLLLLSVATFSIPQIGETGMLLWAYISYALLGLAYSFVNIPYGSLAGAMTQKSGERAKLASARTIGAVAVGSFLGIFIAPLMKGGENLQPLFTTLTVIFAVVGTGLYMFTVFSTKERVVREVANVSMKQSFETLKGNKPLLMLCISSFLFLTGQLALGTVQIYYFRDVLGSLSLYAVMSIINIFLTFGMAAMLPRMVRSFGKKNIYIGGAALMALGGLVVFLAPAGMVWLAFTGVMVTQMGLYLVNMLVWALEADTVEYGEWKTGIRTEGITYALFSFTRKTGQAVGGALAAFALAWGGYAAGAAEQTDHAILGIRAGAGLLPMVFAILALLVMLVYPLTDAKHKEIVAEIQARRAARLADALDRRDSDDNS, from the coding sequence ATGAATCAAAAGCAAACCAGCCAGAGCGCGAAAGCGCCGGCCACGGGAGTACTGTCCAAGATCAGCGTGTTGGGCTACGGCGCCGGTGACGCTGCCAACAACCTGGCCTTCACAACAGCCACGATGTTCCTGCTGGTCTACTACACAGACGTAGCAGGCATCAGTGCTGCAGCAGCCGGCACGCTGCTGCTCGTGGTTCGATTCTTTGACGCCTTTGCTGACATCTTCGCAGGCCGCATGGTGGACAGGACTTACCACAAGAAGCTTGGCAAGTTCCGCCCTTACATCATGTTCGGTTCGGTGCCACTGCTGCTCCTGAGCGTGGCCACCTTCTCCATTCCCCAGATCGGGGAAACAGGCATGCTGCTGTGGGCCTACATCAGCTACGCGCTGCTTGGTCTTGCCTATAGCTTCGTGAACATTCCCTACGGATCTCTTGCCGGGGCCATGACTCAGAAATCCGGTGAGCGCGCCAAGTTGGCCAGCGCCCGGACCATCGGCGCCGTCGCTGTGGGCTCCTTCCTGGGTATCTTCATCGCTCCCTTGATGAAGGGCGGAGAAAACCTCCAGCCGTTGTTCACCACCTTGACAGTGATTTTTGCCGTTGTGGGAACCGGGCTGTACATGTTCACCGTTTTCTCCACTAAGGAACGCGTGGTGCGTGAGGTCGCCAACGTCTCCATGAAGCAGAGCTTCGAAACGTTGAAGGGCAACAAGCCGCTTCTCATGCTGTGCATCAGTTCCTTCCTGTTCCTGACCGGCCAGCTGGCTCTTGGAACGGTCCAGATCTATTACTTCCGTGACGTTCTGGGCTCGCTGTCGCTGTACGCCGTCATGTCCATCATCAACATCTTCCTCACCTTTGGTATGGCCGCAATGCTTCCCCGCATGGTGCGGTCCTTCGGTAAGAAAAACATCTACATCGGTGGCGCGGCACTGATGGCTCTCGGTGGCCTCGTGGTTTTCCTTGCCCCGGCTGGCATGGTGTGGCTAGCTTTCACCGGTGTCATGGTGACACAAATGGGCCTTTACTTGGTCAACATGCTGGTCTGGGCCCTCGAAGCTGACACCGTGGAATACGGCGAGTGGAAGACAGGCATCCGCACCGAAGGAATCACCTACGCGCTGTTCTCCTTCACCCGCAAAACCGGCCAGGCCGTTGGTGGCGCATTGGCCGCCTTTGCCCTCGCCTGGGGCGGATACGCCGCAGGCGCCGCCGAGCAAACTGACCATGCAATCCTAGGAATCCGTGCAGGTGCAGGCCTGCTGCCAATGGTGTTCGCGATATTGGCACTTCTGGTCATGCTTGTCTATCCCTTGACGGACGCCAAGCACAAGGAGATCGTCGCCGAGATCCAGGCACGCCGCGCAGCCCGGCTTGCAGACGCTCTTGACCGTCGCGATTCTGACGACAACTCTTAG
- a CDS encoding Gfo/Idh/MocA family protein, with the protein MSKKVRIGIIGLGQQGGAYAKFITDGMVPNMVIGAITDTDPAKRELATASYPDVNVYDDYLTMLDSGDVDAVVTCVPHFLHPEMGIATLKRGIHALVEKPAGVYTKQVAELNAFAESKPELSFAIMFNQRNNPLYQRLKEIVDNGEIGNILRTNWIITNWWRPQGYYNSSEWRATWGGEGGGVLVNQAPHQLDLWQWICGVPKSVFAKVSYGFRRDIAVEDEVTALVDYGNGATGTFVTATHDMIGTDRFEILGDQGKIVVEGSKTATVTRLKKPEREISESMGMDDVRRLFMGQLNMDDYRSTEIVEFDSVWGAQHAGVLENFAANILDGTPLLAPGSDGIKGVRLANAIHLSSWKGEEVSLDFDEDEFLGLLNDRIREEGKYAERA; encoded by the coding sequence GTGAGTAAGAAAGTACGGATTGGCATCATTGGCCTCGGCCAGCAGGGCGGCGCCTACGCCAAGTTCATCACCGATGGCATGGTTCCGAACATGGTGATTGGCGCCATCACGGACACCGACCCGGCCAAGCGTGAACTCGCCACAGCAAGTTACCCGGACGTCAATGTTTACGATGACTACCTGACCATGCTGGACAGCGGCGATGTTGACGCCGTCGTCACGTGTGTTCCCCACTTCCTGCACCCCGAAATGGGTATTGCGACACTTAAGCGCGGCATCCATGCCCTCGTGGAAAAGCCGGCTGGTGTTTACACCAAGCAGGTTGCTGAACTCAACGCGTTTGCCGAGAGCAAGCCGGAGCTCTCCTTTGCCATCATGTTCAACCAGCGCAATAACCCGCTGTACCAGCGTCTGAAGGAGATCGTCGACAACGGCGAAATCGGCAACATCCTGCGCACCAATTGGATCATTACTAACTGGTGGCGTCCCCAGGGTTACTACAACTCCAGTGAATGGCGCGCAACCTGGGGCGGCGAGGGCGGCGGCGTCCTGGTTAACCAGGCTCCCCACCAGTTGGATTTGTGGCAGTGGATCTGTGGCGTGCCGAAGTCTGTCTTCGCCAAGGTTTCCTACGGTTTCCGCCGCGACATTGCCGTTGAGGACGAGGTCACCGCGCTGGTGGATTACGGTAATGGCGCCACAGGCACCTTCGTGACCGCCACGCACGACATGATCGGCACCGACCGTTTCGAGATTCTGGGCGACCAGGGCAAGATCGTCGTCGAAGGTTCCAAGACCGCCACCGTGACGCGTCTGAAGAAGCCCGAACGCGAGATCAGCGAGAGCATGGGCATGGACGATGTCCGCAGGCTCTTCATGGGCCAGTTGAATATGGATGACTACCGGTCCACCGAGATTGTGGAGTTCGACTCGGTCTGGGGTGCCCAGCACGCAGGCGTCCTGGAAAACTTTGCTGCCAACATCCTGGACGGCACCCCGCTGCTGGCACCGGGTTCCGATGGCATCAAGGGCGTCCGTTTGGCCAACGCCATCCACCTGTCCAGCTGGAAAGGCGAGGAAGTTAGCCTCGACTTCGACGAGGACGAGTTCCTTGGCCTGTTGAACGATCGCATTCGAGAAGAAGGCAAGTACGCCGAACGCGCGTAA
- a CDS encoding hydroxyacid dehydrogenase — MTADLVPKRPQIAFAMASNELRDRLFGPAARQRLCAVADVVHEDVLTEFDSVEARAVLARTTALITGWGSPRIDAEVLEASPALALIAHAAGTVKAHVAEECWDRGITVTTAAQANGVPVAEYTLAYILLAGKDAAGAQNKLRAQRSRYVPDMIAPGLGNAGGTIGIIGASRIGRLVMELLKPFSFEVLLCDPTITAAEAAGMGGQLVSLDELMTRSSVVSLHAPVLPSTVGMIGAPQLSLMPAGATFINTARGVLVDHDALRAELLAGRINAVLDVTAPEPLPDDDPLYELPNVTLTPHIAGSLGNELARIGDLAVAEVVRLAGGGTPEFAVTRQALLDMA; from the coding sequence ATGACCGCAGATCTCGTTCCGAAGCGACCGCAGATAGCCTTTGCCATGGCGAGCAATGAACTTCGAGACAGACTGTTCGGGCCCGCAGCCCGCCAGCGGCTATGCGCCGTCGCCGATGTTGTCCACGAGGATGTCCTGACGGAGTTTGATTCAGTAGAGGCGCGCGCTGTGCTGGCGCGGACGACGGCGTTGATCACCGGATGGGGGTCCCCGCGGATTGATGCGGAGGTGCTTGAGGCAAGTCCGGCTCTGGCACTGATCGCCCATGCTGCCGGCACCGTCAAGGCGCATGTGGCAGAGGAATGCTGGGATCGGGGCATCACGGTAACGACGGCGGCACAGGCCAATGGTGTCCCTGTCGCCGAATACACCCTCGCGTACATTTTGCTGGCGGGCAAGGATGCTGCCGGGGCACAGAACAAACTGCGTGCACAACGTTCCCGCTACGTGCCGGACATGATCGCGCCGGGGCTAGGGAATGCCGGCGGCACTATTGGCATCATTGGCGCCTCACGCATTGGCCGGCTCGTCATGGAACTCTTGAAGCCGTTCTCCTTCGAGGTTCTGCTTTGTGATCCCACCATCACGGCAGCTGAAGCGGCCGGGATGGGCGGGCAACTTGTGTCCTTGGATGAGCTCATGACCCGTAGCAGCGTAGTGTCCCTGCATGCGCCGGTGTTGCCATCGACGGTTGGCATGATTGGGGCCCCGCAACTTTCGCTCATGCCGGCAGGGGCAACGTTTATCAACACAGCCCGCGGCGTTCTGGTTGACCATGACGCGCTACGTGCGGAATTGCTCGCCGGGCGCATCAACGCGGTCCTGGACGTCACAGCGCCGGAGCCCCTGCCCGATGACGATCCGCTCTATGAACTGCCGAACGTGACCCTCACCCCACACATTGCCGGGTCTCTGGGCAATGAACTGGCGCGGATCGGAGATCTGGCAGTGGCGGAAGTGGTGAGGCTAGCCGGTGGAGGTACACCGGAGTTTGCCGTGACGAGGCAGGCGTTGTTGGACATGGCCTGA
- a CDS encoding LacI family DNA-binding transcriptional regulator gives MTDTNQTDAVPGRAVTTPRSGKASATIYDIAALAGVNPSTVSRALSKPGRVSAKTQQKILDAAEELNYQVNIFARALPTGRTQTVGLIVSDITNPAFFDIIRGAETAAASRDYTLMLAESTESAEHEMTAAKRMLATVDGLILASPRLADAEIQELAAKKPVVLINRRVDGVASIVADTETGVAEAVRHLAAMGHTSVSYVAGPERSWMSARRWDSIKARCDWHGMKLSQVASGMPTVEGGRRAAAVVKDGDATAVFCYNDLMAIGLMRELQGAGVSIPDQLSILGFDNIFGSDFTTPPLSTIKSPLHELGVTALRRLLEFIVPGDQAGVVESSAGADAAGPGAVGQGGAGTGGAAAAALSTELVLRGSTGAARPA, from the coding sequence TTGACTGACACGAACCAGACTGACGCTGTTCCCGGGCGAGCCGTCACCACGCCTCGATCGGGTAAAGCCTCGGCGACTATTTACGACATCGCAGCGCTCGCCGGAGTCAATCCCTCGACCGTCTCCCGCGCGCTCAGTAAGCCCGGGCGGGTCAGCGCCAAGACGCAACAGAAGATCCTTGATGCTGCCGAAGAGCTGAACTACCAAGTGAATATCTTTGCCCGGGCGCTGCCCACAGGCAGGACCCAAACGGTTGGCCTGATCGTCTCGGACATCACCAACCCCGCCTTCTTCGACATCATTCGTGGTGCTGAAACCGCTGCAGCATCGCGGGACTACACCTTGATGCTGGCCGAATCCACGGAATCTGCAGAACATGAGATGACAGCAGCCAAGCGCATGCTGGCAACAGTGGACGGGCTCATTCTGGCCAGCCCCCGCCTCGCCGATGCAGAAATCCAGGAACTGGCCGCCAAGAAGCCGGTTGTCCTCATCAACCGCAGGGTTGACGGGGTGGCATCCATCGTTGCCGACACCGAGACTGGCGTGGCCGAAGCCGTCCGTCATTTGGCTGCTATGGGTCACACGTCGGTTTCCTATGTTGCCGGCCCGGAGCGGTCATGGATGTCCGCTCGACGTTGGGATTCCATCAAGGCCCGCTGTGACTGGCATGGCATGAAACTTTCGCAGGTGGCATCCGGGATGCCTACGGTTGAAGGTGGCCGCCGTGCCGCAGCGGTGGTCAAAGATGGTGACGCCACGGCGGTTTTTTGCTACAACGACCTCATGGCCATTGGTCTGATGCGCGAGCTGCAGGGTGCTGGCGTTAGCATTCCAGATCAGCTCAGCATTTTGGGTTTCGATAATATCTTCGGCTCGGACTTCACCACGCCGCCGCTGTCCACCATCAAATCGCCTTTGCATGAGCTCGGGGTGACAGCGCTGAGACGATTGCTGGAATTCATTGTTCCTGGCGATCAGGCTGGCGTCGTGGAGAGTTCCGCTGGAGCTGACGCAGCTGGACCAGGTGCTGTTGGTCAGGGTGGTGCAGGGACCGGTGGGGCAGCCGCCGCCGCGCTCAGCACGGAGCTGGTCCTGCGTGGTTCAACAGGAGCCGCACGCCCCGCCTAA
- a CDS encoding mannitol dehydrogenase family protein, whose protein sequence is MTPLNRATADAGTAAPVRIVHLGLGAFHRAHQAWYTQHASDAPEWGIAAFTGRRPDAATALSAQDGLFTLIERGAEGDKFELITSIVEAHDGADVAALSRLVAAPSTAMVTLTITEAAYNLAADGTLDFTNPTVQSDIDALRIITAQDPQEAHDAGHAPAAVSAAGRLVQALVARRAAGTGPIAVVSCDNLANNATAARAAIGGLADVVDPALGAWVAENVSFVGTSIDRITPRTTEAEIALVQAECGYADSSPVVTEPFSDWVLSGDFPAGRPDWASAGAVFVDEIEHFENRKLWLLNGAHSLLAYAGQLRGHTTVAQALADPSCAAWITEFWDEAEANLPAEGLAIPAYRAALLERFGNARIAHHLAQIAMDGSSKLRMRAVPVLKAELGAGRSGAGAARLIAAWVAFLRQSHTTGAAIADSAASDLQAALALGTGADLKALVAVLDVELAGQADALAAIAAQIENLSTGE, encoded by the coding sequence ATGACCCCTTTGAACCGCGCCACCGCCGACGCCGGAACCGCGGCTCCCGTGCGCATCGTGCACCTGGGCCTGGGCGCATTTCACCGTGCCCACCAGGCTTGGTATACGCAGCACGCCAGTGACGCGCCGGAGTGGGGGATTGCCGCCTTCACCGGCCGCCGCCCCGACGCCGCCACCGCTTTGTCCGCCCAGGACGGGCTGTTCACCTTGATTGAGCGTGGCGCCGAGGGTGACAAGTTTGAGCTGATAACGAGCATTGTGGAGGCTCACGACGGCGCAGATGTCGCCGCCCTGTCTCGCTTGGTTGCTGCTCCGAGTACCGCCATGGTCACGTTGACCATCACCGAAGCCGCCTACAACTTGGCGGCCGACGGCACCTTGGACTTCACCAACCCCACCGTCCAATCTGACATTGATGCGCTACGGATCATCACCGCACAGGACCCTCAGGAAGCTCACGACGCCGGTCACGCACCTGCCGCTGTTAGCGCAGCGGGCCGCTTGGTCCAGGCTTTGGTGGCTCGTCGCGCCGCCGGAACCGGTCCTATCGCCGTGGTCTCCTGTGACAATTTGGCCAACAACGCAACGGCCGCCCGTGCCGCTATTGGTGGCCTGGCTGACGTGGTAGATCCGGCGCTGGGTGCCTGGGTCGCGGAGAATGTCAGCTTTGTGGGGACCTCCATTGACCGCATCACCCCGCGCACCACAGAGGCTGAGATCGCCTTGGTGCAGGCAGAATGCGGCTACGCCGACTCCTCACCGGTGGTGACCGAACCCTTCAGCGACTGGGTACTGAGCGGAGACTTCCCGGCCGGACGCCCGGACTGGGCCAGTGCAGGCGCGGTATTTGTGGACGAGATCGAGCACTTTGAGAACCGCAAACTGTGGTTGCTCAACGGCGCACACTCGCTGCTGGCCTATGCCGGACAGCTCAGGGGACACACCACAGTGGCGCAGGCTCTGGCCGACCCGAGTTGTGCCGCCTGGATCACTGAGTTCTGGGACGAGGCGGAGGCTAACCTGCCCGCCGAGGGCTTGGCCATTCCGGCGTACAGGGCGGCCCTGCTGGAGCGCTTTGGTAACGCCCGGATTGCTCATCACTTGGCGCAGATTGCCATGGATGGCTCCAGCAAGCTGCGCATGCGTGCTGTTCCGGTGCTGAAGGCAGAGCTGGGCGCTGGGCGCTCCGGTGCCGGCGCGGCCAGGTTGATCGCTGCTTGGGTGGCGTTCTTGCGTCAGTCCCACACCACCGGTGCTGCCATTGCGGATTCTGCTGCGTCAGATCTGCAGGCTGCCTTGGCGCTGGGCACCGGTGCTGACCTCAAGGCTCTGGTGGCCGTGCTGGATGTGGAGCTAGCCGGGCAGGCCGACGCCCTGGCAGCAATTGCCGCACAGATCGAGAATCTGAGCACGGGGGAGTAA
- the uxaC gene encoding glucuronate isomerase — MSHTSANAANATSVAGTQPSLAADSDRLLPADPGTRAIARDLLARVENLPIISPHGHVEASMLELDTPFPDPATLLVSPDHYVTRLLHANGVTLDRLRMGGTTSVEPRETWREFVKAWPLFDGTASGYWMRDSFEHVFGLRTELNEANADAIFDELDTKLKSPEFLPRQLFKDFNIEVLATTDDPLDDLASHAAIAKDPTFAGRVLPTFRPDAYIKFAAVGWSQKVEELISVAGDGLTGYTGYIRALENRRQYFVDHGAVSADHGSRTAMTLRLDDSAASELFEKARRGEATAADADVFEAHMMYQMARMSVSDGLVMTLHPGVFRNHSTETFNKFGADTGHDIPFAVSYTEALRPMLEDFGTAPGFHFIPFTIDETVFSREIAPLAGFYPSVFIGAPWWFLDAPDAMLRFRSAVTETAGFSRSSGFIDDTRAFCSIPARHNTSRRIEASFLARLVAERRVSEARAHEIIVDIVDSAPRRAFKL, encoded by the coding sequence ATGTCACACACTTCCGCGAATGCTGCTAACGCCACCTCTGTCGCCGGGACACAGCCGTCCCTGGCTGCAGACTCCGACCGTCTTCTGCCGGCTGATCCGGGAACTCGGGCCATTGCTCGAGATCTTCTTGCTCGGGTAGAGAACCTTCCCATCATTTCCCCGCATGGCCACGTTGAGGCGTCCATGCTGGAGCTGGACACCCCGTTTCCTGATCCGGCAACGTTGCTGGTCAGCCCGGACCATTACGTCACTCGCCTGCTTCACGCCAACGGCGTCACTCTGGATAGGCTGCGCATGGGCGGAACCACGTCCGTGGAGCCCCGCGAAACCTGGCGTGAATTTGTCAAGGCCTGGCCCTTGTTTGACGGCACAGCTTCCGGCTACTGGATGCGCGATTCCTTCGAGCATGTTTTTGGCCTGCGCACTGAACTCAATGAAGCCAACGCCGATGCCATCTTTGATGAGCTTGATACCAAGCTGAAGAGCCCGGAATTCCTGCCGCGCCAGTTGTTCAAGGACTTCAATATTGAAGTTTTGGCCACCACTGACGATCCCCTGGATGACCTCGCCTCCCATGCGGCCATTGCCAAGGACCCCACTTTTGCTGGACGAGTTCTGCCCACTTTCCGCCCCGATGCCTATATTAAGTTCGCCGCCGTTGGCTGGAGCCAAAAGGTGGAGGAGCTGATCAGCGTTGCCGGTGACGGACTCACCGGCTACACCGGCTATATCCGCGCGTTGGAAAATCGCCGCCAGTACTTTGTGGACCACGGCGCCGTTTCCGCTGATCACGGTTCCCGCACCGCCATGACCCTGCGCCTCGATGATTCGGCAGCCTCGGAACTCTTTGAAAAGGCCCGCCGCGGCGAAGCTACCGCAGCAGATGCTGATGTCTTCGAAGCCCACATGATGTACCAAATGGCGCGCATGTCAGTCTCCGATGGCCTCGTCATGACCCTGCACCCCGGCGTTTTCCGCAACCACAGCACGGAGACGTTCAACAAGTTCGGCGCTGATACCGGTCACGACATCCCGTTCGCGGTCAGCTACACCGAAGCATTGCGCCCCATGCTGGAGGACTTCGGCACGGCGCCCGGCTTTCACTTCATCCCGTTCACCATTGACGAGACCGTTTTCTCGCGAGAAATCGCACCACTGGCAGGCTTCTATCCGTCCGTCTTCATTGGTGCACCGTGGTGGTTCCTGGACGCACCGGATGCCATGTTGCGTTTCCGCTCAGCCGTCACCGAGACCGCCGGGTTCTCCCGTTCCTCGGGCTTCATCGACGACACCCGGGCCTTCTGCTCCATTCCGGCCCGCCACAACACCTCCCGCCGCATTGAGGCAAGTTTCCTGGCCCGCCTTGTGGCGGAGCGCCGCGTCAGCGAAGCACGCGCGCATGAAATCATCGTCGATATTGTCGACTCCGCACCCCGAAGGGCCTTCAAGCTGTGA
- a CDS encoding ABC transporter ATP-binding protein, with protein MSNLDPAFTIGYQLVTPMMRVLKISKSEATERALALLDDVGIRFPEKTFDAYPHEVSGGMAQRVLIAGAISCEPDLIIADEPTTALDVTVQADVLDLIRDLQKRLNVGVILVTHNFGVVADLCDRVAVMQDGRMVEEGNVRDILRNPKDPYTQKLLGSMLEGKEPMTMLVSAGVTAAEAAAREDESDEKETL; from the coding sequence ATGAGTAACCTCGACCCGGCGTTCACCATTGGCTACCAGCTGGTGACACCGATGATGCGTGTGCTGAAGATTTCCAAATCGGAAGCCACCGAGCGTGCCTTGGCGCTGTTGGACGACGTCGGCATCCGGTTCCCGGAAAAAACTTTTGACGCCTACCCGCACGAAGTCTCCGGTGGCATGGCCCAGCGTGTGTTGATTGCCGGAGCCATCAGTTGCGAACCCGACCTCATCATTGCTGATGAGCCCACCACAGCCCTCGACGTTACCGTGCAGGCCGATGTACTGGACCTGATCCGAGACCTGCAGAAGCGACTCAACGTCGGGGTCATCCTGGTCACACACAACTTTGGTGTTGTGGCAGACCTCTGTGACCGTGTGGCGGTCATGCAGGATGGCCGGATGGTTGAGGAAGGAAACGTCCGCGACATCCTTCGGAACCCGAAGGACCCCTACACGCAAAAGCTCCTTGGGTCCATGCTTGAGGGCAAGGAACCCATGACCATGCTGGTTTCGGCTGGAGTCACCGCCGCTGAGGCAGCTGCCCGCGAAGATGAGTCTGATGAGAAGGAGACACTCTAA
- a CDS encoding sugar phosphate isomerase/epimerase family protein has translation MTSIDAVIDFAKETNGYAERLQERGISLYYHNHHIEFAKFDGKYMLDIINENSPSMGLEIDVHWVQRGGLDPVRTLEKYAGNTAMVHLKDYRIGMLPESALGYLETGDFANFMTEFKNVVQFAEVGEGNLDFPSIVPAAQAAGAQYLLVEQDELYGRTVWDVLETSHRNLTTMGFGDLF, from the coding sequence ATGACGAGCATTGATGCCGTCATCGACTTCGCGAAGGAAACCAACGGCTACGCCGAACGCCTCCAGGAACGCGGCATCAGCCTGTACTACCACAACCACCACATCGAGTTTGCAAAGTTTGACGGCAAATACATGCTGGACATCATCAACGAGAACTCGCCTTCCATGGGGCTGGAGATTGATGTTCACTGGGTGCAGCGCGGCGGTCTGGATCCCGTGCGCACCTTGGAAAAATACGCTGGCAACACGGCCATGGTGCATTTGAAGGACTACCGCATCGGAATGCTGCCGGAGTCTGCACTGGGATATTTGGAAACTGGTGACTTCGCCAATTTCATGACCGAGTTCAAGAATGTGGTCCAGTTCGCCGAGGTGGGCGAGGGTAACCTCGACTTCCCGTCGATCGTTCCGGCGGCCCAGGCTGCAGGCGCACAGTACCTGCTGGTTGAACAGGATGAACTCTACGGACGTACCGTCTGGGACGTCCTTGAGACCTCGCACCGCAACCTCACCACCATGGGCTTTGGAGACTTGTTCTAG
- a CDS encoding ATP-binding cassette domain-containing protein yields MSALNEKASASSADLLTVSGLDVEYPIKGFRRKPFRALTDINIHIKPGETLGLVGESGSGKTTLGRAILGLAPISKGTVVFDGNDITQADRKQRRALGRDLQVVFQDPYTSLNPSLEIGDILAEPLTVQGQSPAAARKRVKELLDQVGLPSDALSRLPREFSGGQRQRVAIARALALSPKLIVCDEPVSALDLSTQAVVLDLFLQIQRDTGVSYLFVSHDLDVVRHISHRVAVMYHGEIVEQGSSHQITRDPQHPYTQRLLLASPVPDPDRQAKRRNDRHELLAAQQLEEASGIPA; encoded by the coding sequence ATGAGCGCCCTCAATGAAAAGGCTTCAGCATCCAGTGCTGATCTCCTCACGGTCTCCGGCCTAGATGTGGAATATCCCATTAAGGGATTCCGGCGCAAGCCATTCCGCGCGTTGACCGACATCAACATCCACATCAAGCCCGGTGAAACGCTGGGCCTGGTGGGGGAATCCGGCTCCGGCAAGACCACACTGGGACGGGCAATTCTCGGCCTGGCGCCCATCAGTAAGGGCACCGTGGTCTTTGACGGAAACGACATCACCCAAGCCGACCGCAAGCAGCGTCGTGCGCTGGGCCGTGACCTCCAGGTGGTGTTTCAGGATCCTTACACCTCGCTGAATCCCTCCCTGGAAATCGGCGACATCCTCGCCGAACCGCTGACGGTGCAGGGGCAATCTCCGGCCGCGGCGCGCAAGCGAGTCAAGGAGCTGCTGGACCAGGTTGGACTGCCCTCGGATGCGCTCAGTCGGCTTCCCCGTGAGTTCAGTGGTGGGCAGCGCCAGCGTGTGGCGATTGCCCGCGCCCTGGCACTGTCGCCGAAGCTGATCGTGTGCGATGAACCCGTCAGCGCCTTGGACCTCTCGACCCAGGCCGTCGTGTTGGATCTGTTCCTGCAGATTCAGCGTGACACCGGCGTGTCCTACTTGTTTGTCTCGCACGATCTCGATGTGGTGCGGCACATCAGCCACCGTGTGGCTGTCATGTACCACGGTGAAATTGTGGAGCAGGGTTCCTCTCACCAAATCACCCGGGACCCGCAGCACCCTTACACCCAGCGGCTGTTGCTGGCTTCGCCGGTCCCTGACCCTGACCGTCAGGCGAAGCGCCGCAACGACCGGCACGAACTCCTTGCTGCGCAGCAGCTCGAAGAGGCAAGCGGAATCCCCGCGTAG